In one window of Cellulophaga sp. HaHa_2_95 DNA:
- a CDS encoding EamA family transporter, translating into MAKSSNTVLIILAFFAIYVIWGSTYLLNKIAVTELPAYMLAGIRFTTAGLLIFGICKVSGISIRITKRQFRNSTIAGFLFLTFGNGVFVWGLKYVDSSFAALEVASMPLIVLLLMRIVDGKKIQPMSIVGVFLGIIGIYLLVSQKQIVQQEDSLLGMIIIFFCVLGWSTGSLFVSKANLPQSYLVNTAYQMVTAGVTLGITSLVLGENWTWPSTWSGPVQWSMGLLIIFGSIVAFSAFNYLLKTVSPEKVSTSSYVNPVIALLLGWYILDENITSQSIVAAAVLLTGVYFINTKKKLVMFSRFKGKLKNKSEAIK; encoded by the coding sequence ATGGCAAAGTCTTCAAATACCGTATTAATTATTTTAGCGTTTTTCGCTATTTATGTCATCTGGGGCTCTACATATTTGCTGAATAAAATCGCCGTAACAGAACTACCAGCTTATATGCTTGCAGGAATTCGTTTTACCACTGCTGGATTATTAATTTTTGGTATTTGCAAGGTATCGGGTATCTCTATACGGATTACTAAAAGACAATTTAGAAATAGTACTATTGCTGGGTTTCTATTTTTAACCTTTGGAAATGGTGTTTTTGTATGGGGGTTGAAGTATGTAGACAGCAGTTTTGCAGCCTTAGAAGTAGCCTCTATGCCACTTATAGTATTACTATTAATGCGTATTGTAGATGGCAAAAAAATTCAACCTATGTCTATTGTAGGTGTTTTTTTAGGAATCATCGGGATTTATCTATTGGTAAGTCAGAAACAAATAGTGCAGCAAGAAGATTCTCTATTGGGAATGATCATTATATTTTTTTGTGTATTAGGATGGTCTACAGGAAGTTTATTTGTGTCTAAAGCAAATTTACCTCAAAGTTACTTAGTTAATACGGCGTACCAAATGGTTACCGCAGGCGTCACTTTAGGAATAACGAGTTTAGTTTTGGGAGAAAACTGGACATGGCCTAGTACGTGGAGCGGACCCGTACAATGGTCTATGGGCTTACTCATTATTTTTGGGAGTATCGTTGCTTTTTCTGCTTTCAATTACTTATTAAAAACGGTATCTCCAGAAAAGGTGTCGACTTCTAGTTATGTAAATCCTGTAATAGCCTTACTTTTAGGCTGGTACATATTGGATGAAAATATCACAAGCCAATCTATTGTTGCAGCTGCAGTTTTGCTTACGGGAGTATACTTTATAAATACGAAGAAAAAATTGGTAATGTTTTCTAGATTCAAAGGAAAATTAAAGAATAAATCAGAAGCAATCAAATAA
- a CDS encoding AraC family transcriptional regulator, with amino-acid sequence MNEKEIKKYSKISSTESIKIVPFDIQKRYTSPHKHDKYLEIVYFIKGSGAHYLDFEKFEITPHSIFFIKKEEVHHWEITTEPVGYVILIKESFLAHSLDDTIPKQLLQLTSSQRIQADENDYSLFALFSALTWEMHQKNVLQQVIEGGLKAILAKMVSYTDASQAETTDKSVLFLNLLSEKLVNSVSYYAGLLHTSAQNLNVVSQKAFGKTASEVIAVHMIKEIKRQLIYTNKSINAIAYDLSFKDTSHFTKYFKRYASLTPLQYRKKAILEV; translated from the coding sequence ATGAACGAAAAAGAAATTAAAAAATATAGTAAGATCTCTAGTACCGAAAGTATAAAAATTGTTCCTTTTGATATTCAGAAGCGGTATACCAGCCCTCATAAACATGATAAATATTTAGAGATTGTTTATTTTATAAAAGGTTCTGGTGCACATTATTTAGATTTTGAAAAATTTGAAATTACGCCACATTCTATTTTTTTCATTAAAAAAGAAGAAGTTCACCATTGGGAAATTACCACAGAACCTGTAGGTTATGTAATATTGATAAAAGAATCGTTTTTAGCACATAGCTTAGATGATACGATCCCTAAGCAATTACTACAATTAACAAGCTCACAACGTATACAGGCAGATGAAAATGATTACTCCCTATTCGCATTATTTTCTGCTTTAACCTGGGAAATGCATCAAAAAAATGTGCTGCAACAGGTTATTGAAGGCGGCTTAAAGGCAATACTTGCTAAAATGGTAAGTTACACCGATGCTTCACAAGCAGAGACAACAGATAAATCGGTCTTGTTTTTAAATTTATTGTCAGAAAAATTAGTAAATAGTGTCTCCTATTATGCGGGTTTACTACATACTAGTGCTCAAAACCTTAATGTGGTCTCACAGAAGGCATTTGGCAAAACGGCTTCAGAGGTTATTGCCGTACATATGATTAAAGAAATAAAAAGGCAATTGATCTATACGAACAAATCTATTAATGCGATTGCTTATGACTTATCGTTTAAAGACACCTCTCATTTTACAAAATACTTTAAAAGGTATGCTTCCTTGACACCACTACAATATCGCAAAAAAGCGATTTTAGAAGTTTAA
- a CDS encoding NAD(P)H-dependent oxidoreductase, with amino-acid sequence MELLDKLKWRYAAKAMNGKKVPQEKLDRIIEAARLAPTSSGLQPFEIYVIKNQEVKEKIRPVAWNQSVITDCSDLLVFAAWDTYTAERINYMFDLTNKIRGFENEGWENYRQMLLSSYPQKDAEENFNHAAKQAYIAFSQAITAAAFEGVDATPIEGFDPAAVDEILGLREKGLRSAVLLPIGYRDESNDWLVNLVKVRKSTEDLVTVIE; translated from the coding sequence ATGGAATTACTTGATAAATTGAAGTGGAGATACGCTGCAAAAGCAATGAATGGTAAGAAAGTACCGCAAGAAAAATTAGATAGAATTATTGAAGCGGCACGCCTTGCTCCTACCTCTAGCGGCTTGCAACCTTTTGAAATTTATGTAATTAAAAATCAAGAAGTAAAAGAAAAAATTAGACCGGTAGCTTGGAACCAATCTGTAATCACAGACTGTTCTGATTTATTAGTATTTGCTGCCTGGGATACCTACACCGCAGAACGTATTAATTATATGTTTGATTTAACGAACAAAATAAGAGGTTTTGAAAATGAAGGCTGGGAAAACTACCGTCAAATGTTGTTGAGTTCTTACCCTCAGAAAGATGCGGAAGAAAACTTTAACCATGCGGCCAAGCAAGCTTACATTGCTTTTTCTCAAGCTATCACTGCGGCTGCTTTTGAAGGCGTAGATGCCACTCCTATTGAAGGATTTGATCCTGCTGCCGTAGATGAAATCTTAGGATTAAGAGAAAAAGGATTACGTAGTGCTGTATTGTTACCTATAGGATATAGAGATGAATCTAATGATTGGTTAGTAAATCTAGTTAAAGTACGTAAGAGTACTGAAGATTTAGTAACGGTAATCGAATAA
- a CDS encoding iron-containing alcohol dehydrogenase has product MNNFEYKNPTKIIFGKDTIGKLTNEIPADAKVLMLFGGGSIKKNGIYEQVKTALANTDLIEFGGIPANPEYAVLMDALKVIKEEKITYLLAVGGGSVIDGTKFLSAAAEYEGAEPWEMLKNKERPTKGMPFGTVLTLPATGSEMNSGLVITREETKEKLAMGGPALFPTFSILDPLVITSIPECQLVNGVTDAFTHVLEQYMTYPVGGLLQDRFAESILQTLIEVGPKVIKDPTDYEAGANFMWSCTMALNGLIQQGVPGDWAVHMMGHELTALFGIDHARTLAVVAPSHYKYNFEAKKEKLAQYAERVWNVTEGSIDDKAYAGIEKTEAFFHQLGIKTKLSEYTDNYDGAAEEISKRFTDRGWLGLGERQALTPQDAEKIVKMAY; this is encoded by the coding sequence ATGAATAATTTTGAATATAAAAATCCTACTAAAATAATTTTTGGAAAGGATACCATCGGAAAATTAACAAACGAAATTCCTGCTGACGCTAAAGTGCTTATGCTTTTTGGTGGCGGAAGTATTAAAAAGAATGGTATTTACGAGCAAGTAAAAACTGCCTTGGCTAATACTGACCTTATTGAGTTTGGAGGTATTCCTGCAAATCCAGAGTATGCGGTGTTAATGGATGCTTTGAAAGTGATAAAAGAGGAGAAAATTACGTACTTATTAGCCGTAGGTGGTGGCTCTGTAATTGACGGTACTAAATTTTTATCAGCAGCTGCAGAATACGAAGGAGCAGAACCATGGGAAATGCTAAAAAATAAAGAGCGCCCAACTAAAGGGATGCCTTTTGGAACGGTTCTTACCTTACCTGCTACAGGTTCTGAGATGAATTCTGGACTTGTGATTACAAGAGAGGAAACTAAAGAGAAATTAGCTATGGGCGGACCAGCACTATTCCCTACCTTCTCTATCTTAGATCCATTAGTAATTACATCTATTCCTGAATGCCAATTGGTAAACGGGGTTACTGACGCTTTTACACATGTTCTAGAACAGTATATGACCTACCCTGTTGGCGGTTTATTACAAGATAGATTTGCAGAAAGTATTTTACAAACCTTAATTGAAGTAGGTCCAAAAGTAATTAAAGATCCTACGGATTACGAAGCTGGCGCTAACTTTATGTGGAGTTGTACCATGGCTTTAAACGGTTTAATTCAACAAGGAGTTCCTGGAGATTGGGCAGTACATATGATGGGTCACGAATTAACTGCTTTATTTGGTATTGATCATGCTAGAACCTTAGCCGTAGTTGCACCAAGTCATTACAAATACAATTTTGAAGCTAAAAAAGAAAAATTAGCGCAGTATGCAGAACGTGTTTGGAATGTGACGGAAGGAAGTATTGACGATAAGGCTTATGCCGGAATCGAGAAAACAGAAGCTTTTTTCCACCAATTAGGAATTAAAACAAAATTATCTGAATACACTGATAACTATGACGGTGCTGCCGAAGAAATTTCTAAACGTTTTACAGATCGTGGTTGGTTAGGATTAGGAGAGCGCCAAGCGTTAACCCCTCAAGATGCGGAGAAAATTGTAAAAATGGCTTATTAA
- a CDS encoding alkene reductase: MKDKIFEAYQLKDIILKNKIVMAPMTRSRAANEGNVATEELQGAYYAQRASAGLIITEGSQVSQDAVGYVNTPGIFTDAQVEGWKKVVKKVHDEDGKIYIQLWHVGRISHPDFHDGALPLAPSAVNPNAQSYTPTGFKDTVTPKAMTKEDIQTTIADFKNAAKNAIDAGFDGVEIHSSNGYLFHQFFNGTSNVRTDEYGGSIENRARFFFEVLDAIKSVIPQEKVGARFNPSLHGMFGITMDEETIPTFEYIIKKLNDEYDLAYIHLSEPFTDVSEIPFAVTEIARHFRPLYDGTLMINSGFTYETGNAVLEAGNADLVAYGKPFISNPDLVDRFIYSVGLTDWDSDTFYTPGKEGYLDYPVKTTQVKV; encoded by the coding sequence ATGAAAGATAAAATATTTGAAGCCTATCAATTAAAAGATATCATACTAAAAAACAAAATTGTTATGGCTCCTATGACCCGTTCTAGAGCTGCAAATGAGGGTAATGTAGCCACAGAAGAATTACAAGGAGCATACTATGCACAACGAGCATCTGCAGGATTAATAATCACAGAAGGTTCACAGGTTTCCCAAGATGCCGTAGGGTATGTAAATACTCCGGGTATTTTTACGGATGCACAGGTAGAAGGATGGAAAAAAGTAGTTAAGAAAGTACATGATGAAGACGGTAAGATCTATATTCAATTATGGCATGTAGGACGAATTTCGCATCCTGATTTTCATGATGGAGCATTGCCGTTAGCCCCTTCCGCTGTTAATCCAAATGCGCAATCTTATACGCCAACAGGTTTTAAGGATACGGTTACGCCAAAGGCGATGACCAAAGAAGATATACAAACTACCATTGCAGATTTTAAAAATGCCGCTAAGAATGCTATTGATGCTGGTTTCGATGGCGTAGAGATTCATTCTTCAAACGGATACCTGTTCCACCAGTTTTTTAATGGAACATCTAATGTAAGAACCGATGAGTACGGAGGATCTATTGAGAATAGAGCGCGTTTTTTCTTTGAAGTATTAGATGCTATAAAGTCGGTAATTCCTCAAGAAAAAGTTGGCGCAAGATTTAACCCTTCCTTACACGGAATGTTTGGTATTACAATGGATGAAGAAACCATTCCTACTTTTGAATATATTATTAAGAAGCTGAATGACGAGTATGATTTAGCTTACATCCATTTATCAGAACCTTTTACAGATGTCTCCGAAATTCCGTTTGCCGTTACTGAAATAGCAAGACATTTTAGACCACTATATGATGGTACTTTAATGATTAATTCAGGTTTTACGTATGAAACAGGTAATGCTGTTCTTGAAGCAGGAAATGCAGATTTAGTAGCTTATGGAAAACCATTTATTTCTAATCCGGATTTAGTAGATCGCTTTATTTATAGCGTAGGATTAACAGATTGGGATAGTGATACGTTCTATACCCCAGGGAAAGAAGGATATTTAGATTATCCAGTGAAAACAACACAGGTTAAAGTGTAA
- a CDS encoding DUF1080 domain-containing protein: MLAIKNLLSVLLFILAFNACSTPVTPLFNGKDLSGWHTDIPAKDSILNAPNSFIVRDGILVSLGEPRGHLITDNTYKNYRLTVEYRFTKEAGNCGILVHASTPRALYAMFPKSMEVQMEHENAGDFWCIQMDITTNNMISRRGPKEEWGVVEGKARRIKNLTEGSEHALGEWNTMVIECFQDKIKVWVNGDFVNYGYNADETSGQIAIQAEGAEVAFKTLDLTPISRLSE, encoded by the coding sequence ATGTTAGCCATAAAAAATCTTCTTAGTGTTCTGTTGTTTATTTTGGCTTTTAATGCTTGCTCAACACCGGTAACACCCTTATTTAATGGTAAAGATCTGTCTGGTTGGCATACAGATATTCCTGCAAAAGATTCAATTCTTAATGCGCCAAATTCTTTTATAGTAAGAGATGGGATTTTAGTGAGTCTGGGAGAACCTAGAGGGCATCTTATTACGGATAATACGTATAAGAATTATAGGTTAACCGTGGAATATCGATTTACAAAAGAAGCTGGGAATTGCGGAATTTTAGTTCATGCATCTACACCCAGAGCTTTATATGCTATGTTTCCTAAATCTATGGAAGTGCAGATGGAACATGAAAATGCGGGCGATTTTTGGTGTATTCAAATGGATATCACTACTAATAATATGATAAGCCGCAGAGGACCAAAAGAAGAGTGGGGTGTTGTAGAAGGAAAAGCGCGAAGAATTAAGAATTTGACGGAAGGTTCAGAACACGCTTTAGGAGAATGGAACACAATGGTTATTGAGTGTTTCCAAGATAAAATTAAAGTTTGGGTGAATGGCGATTTTGTAAATTATGGCTATAATGCCGATGAAACTAGCGGACAAATTGCCATTCAGGCGGAAGGTGCAGAAGTAGCGTTTAAGACGTTAGATTTAACTCCTATTTCTAGGCTTAGCGAATAA
- a CDS encoding pseudouridine synthase encodes MKKHLHYKIYKPFGMLSQFISNDEKEARKKHFLGELYDFPEGIMPVGRLDEKSEGLLLLTTDGKLSDTINQSGIEKEYYAQLDGEIPHEDILQLERGVLIGLSGKKYITKPCRVKALLDAPLLANPDKKLRIGTHRPNSWISITLTEGKFRQVRKMTAAVGFPTLRLIRVRIGTQILEELEPGSVVQIDALL; translated from the coding sequence ATGAAAAAACACCTTCACTATAAAATTTACAAGCCTTTTGGCATGCTGAGTCAGTTTATCTCAAATGATGAAAAAGAAGCGCGTAAAAAGCATTTCTTAGGAGAATTATATGATTTTCCTGAAGGAATTATGCCTGTTGGACGTTTAGACGAAAAATCTGAAGGATTGTTATTACTGACTACCGACGGAAAATTAAGCGATACCATAAATCAATCTGGCATTGAAAAGGAATATTATGCGCAATTGGACGGTGAAATACCCCATGAAGATATTCTGCAGCTAGAGCGAGGAGTACTTATTGGACTTTCAGGAAAAAAATACATTACCAAACCCTGTCGTGTAAAAGCACTTCTTGATGCTCCACTCCTAGCCAATCCAGATAAAAAATTACGTATTGGCACACATCGCCCCAATTCATGGATTAGCATTACGCTTACTGAGGGTAAATTTAGGCAAGTACGTAAAATGACGGCAGCTGTTGGCTTTCCAACCTTGCGATTGATTCGAGTTAGAATTGGCACACAAATTTTAGAGGAGTTAGAACCTGGTAGTGTAGTGCAAATAGATGCCCTTTTGTAA
- a CDS encoding type 1 glutamine amidotransferase domain-containing protein gives MNYIKSAILVLSIITGAACKNETKQTAEENSEVTITTKKEEKMKILFVLTSHDKLGDTGKKTGFWVEEFANPYYTLLDKGAEITIATPNGGAAPIDPSSDSPDAATADTDRFNDDAEAKERIANTKKLSDMNPDDFDAVFYPGGHGPLWDLANDEASIALIETFNKQKKPIAFVCHAPAALKSVKDVDGKTPLVKGKKVTGFTNSEEAAVGLTDVVPFLVEDMLSENGGIYSKIEDWGAYAIQDGNLITGQNPASSEKVAEKLLEALK, from the coding sequence ATGAATTACATAAAATCTGCAATACTCGTACTGAGTATTATTACAGGTGCTGCCTGTAAGAATGAAACAAAACAAACTGCTGAAGAAAATTCAGAAGTAACAATAACAACTAAAAAAGAAGAAAAAATGAAAATATTATTTGTATTAACATCTCACGATAAATTAGGAGATACAGGGAAAAAAACAGGATTTTGGGTAGAAGAATTTGCCAATCCTTATTATACCTTATTAGATAAAGGTGCAGAAATTACAATTGCTACACCAAATGGAGGTGCAGCACCTATAGATCCTAGCAGTGATAGCCCAGATGCGGCTACCGCAGATACAGATCGTTTTAATGATGACGCTGAAGCTAAAGAAAGAATAGCAAATACTAAAAAGTTATCAGATATGAATCCAGATGATTTTGATGCCGTTTTCTATCCAGGTGGTCATGGACCGTTATGGGATTTAGCAAATGACGAAGCTTCTATTGCACTTATTGAAACTTTCAATAAACAAAAGAAACCAATTGCTTTTGTATGTCACGCACCAGCCGCTTTAAAAAGTGTTAAGGATGTAGATGGTAAAACACCATTGGTAAAAGGTAAAAAAGTAACTGGCTTTACAAATAGCGAAGAAGCTGCTGTAGGCTTAACCGATGTTGTACCTTTCTTGGTAGAAGATATGTTGAGTGAAAATGGCGGAATCTATTCTAAAATAGAAGATTGGGGAGCTTATGCTATTCAGGATGGTAACTTAATTACTGGTCAGAACCCTGCCTCTTCAGAAAAAGTAGCTGAAAAATTATTGGAAGCTTTGAAATAA
- a CDS encoding NADP-dependent oxidoreductase: MNKTILLKQRPVGKPTASEFEFTQSDEKLVINDGELLLETSYVSVDPYLRGRMSDAKSYVPPFEVGKPISSGIVAKVIVSKHSTFQVGDYLSGMLEWKTQQVSNGEGLTKVNKDLAPLSAYLGILGMTGLTAFLGLQEIGKPKAGETIVISGAAGAVGSVVGQIAKILGLHVIGIAGSDEKIEMLTSDFGFDAGINYNETKDMNAAIKAAAPNGVDIYFDNVGGPISDAVLFNINRFARMIICGAISVYNSTEVPTGVSVQPFLVKNSALMQGFIVSNYADKFPEAMKQLSIWLSEGKLTYTETVVEGFDNIPSAFLDLFDGKNKGKMIVKI, translated from the coding sequence ATGAATAAGACGATATTATTAAAACAAAGACCTGTGGGCAAACCAACAGCCTCTGAATTTGAATTTACACAGAGTGATGAAAAATTGGTCATCAACGACGGAGAGCTCCTTTTAGAAACAAGTTATGTTTCCGTGGACCCTTATTTAAGAGGGCGTATGAGCGATGCTAAATCGTATGTACCTCCTTTTGAAGTAGGTAAGCCTATAAGTTCAGGGATTGTAGCAAAAGTAATTGTATCTAAGCACTCCACTTTTCAAGTAGGAGATTACCTTTCAGGAATGCTAGAATGGAAGACACAACAAGTGTCTAATGGAGAAGGCTTGACTAAAGTAAATAAAGACCTCGCTCCTTTAAGTGCCTATTTAGGTATTTTGGGAATGACGGGCTTAACGGCATTTTTGGGATTACAGGAAATAGGAAAACCTAAAGCAGGAGAAACTATTGTAATTTCTGGAGCTGCAGGTGCTGTAGGGAGCGTAGTGGGTCAAATTGCTAAGATTTTAGGCTTACATGTAATTGGGATTGCTGGTTCTGATGAGAAAATTGAAATGCTTACTTCAGATTTTGGTTTTGATGCCGGAATCAATTACAACGAAACTAAAGATATGAATGCGGCGATTAAAGCTGCAGCGCCAAACGGGGTAGATATCTATTTCGATAATGTTGGCGGTCCTATTTCAGATGCAGTGCTATTTAATATTAACAGATTTGCCCGAATGATTATTTGTGGAGCCATCTCTGTATATAACAGTACTGAGGTTCCTACAGGAGTAAGTGTTCAACCTTTTTTAGTTAAGAACAGTGCTTTAATGCAAGGTTTCATTGTTTCTAATTATGCGGATAAATTCCCAGAAGCTATGAAACAATTATCAATATGGTTATCGGAAGGGAAACTAACATATACGGAAACTGTAGTAGAAGGTTTTGATAACATTCCTAGTGCCTTTCTTGACCTATTTGATGGGAAAAATAAAGGGAAAATGATTGTGAAGATTTAA
- a CDS encoding TetR/AcrR family transcriptional regulator, with product MAKLQKSKDKREALVKATICLVNNDGFHAAPMSKIAKMANVSPATIYLFFESKQDLVNKVYLEVKTAFSAYAFETFTTNMEVEAGFELIWNRIADFKLNDPDEAMFLAQCDNTPMIDEPSRQEGIKHLQPLLDLWHRGKEEGVIKPISDYLLYAYSINPLSFLMLAQHRGECSIHKQTITEAYQAAWDSIKL from the coding sequence ATGGCAAAACTTCAAAAAAGTAAAGACAAAAGAGAAGCGCTAGTAAAAGCAACTATCTGTTTAGTAAACAACGATGGTTTCCACGCTGCTCCTATGTCTAAAATTGCCAAAATGGCAAACGTATCTCCCGCAACCATTTACTTGTTTTTCGAAAGCAAACAAGACTTAGTGAATAAAGTGTACCTAGAAGTAAAAACTGCTTTTTCTGCATATGCTTTTGAAACATTTACAACGAACATGGAAGTAGAAGCCGGATTTGAGTTAATATGGAACCGCATAGCCGACTTTAAATTAAATGATCCTGACGAGGCCATGTTTTTAGCACAATGCGATAATACTCCAATGATAGACGAACCAAGTAGACAAGAAGGTATTAAGCATTTGCAGCCACTCTTAGACCTTTGGCACCGAGGAAAAGAAGAAGGTGTTATAAAACCTATTTCTGATTACCTATTGTATGCCTACAGCATCAACCCGCTATCATTTTTAATGTTAGCACAACACCGTGGGGAATGCTCTATACATAAACAAACAATTACGGAAGCGTACCAAGCGGCTTGGGACAGCATCAAATTATAA